CACTTGGGGAAAAGCTTTTCTTGtcaattaacaaaatttatattttatatttacagAACTACAATGCCTGTAACATCAACAGTTCAGACTCCGCAGATGTTTAAAGGTTCCCTTAAAGGATATCAGCTAAAAGGCCTTCAGTGGCTAGTTAATTGCTATGAGCAGGTTGTTAGGCAATTTCTACATTATAATTTAATATCTTTCTCATGATTTTTAATCTAGGAGATCCTTTGTCCCTcaaaaaaatggaaattaaGAGTGGCTGCAAGCAAGAGTTTCATTTCTTTTGGCTTCTTTTCTTTCAGGGTTTAAATGGCATACTTGCTGATGAGATGGGCCTTGGGAAGACCATCCAGGCCATGGCATTTTTGGCTCATTTGGCAGAGGTAAGTATTGAACCTAGTGTTTTGTACATATAGATTTTCTTTATAGTAACTCTTGTTGCTTGTCCCATTCAGGAGAAAAATATATGGGGCCCTTTCTTGGTTGTTGCCCCAGCTTCTGTATTGAATAACTGGAATGATGAAATCAATCGTTTCTGCCCTGACTTGAAAACTCTCCCATATTGGGGTGGGCTTCAAGATCGAACTGTACTTAGGAAAAAGATCAAACCCAAGGACCTGTACCGCAGGTTACTTTCTATTTCACAGTTGTTATTTTACTTTATCAAGAACAATGATTATGATATGCTGGCCTATGTATGTGTTTAAGTGCTTTAGATGGTGCCATGTTTCGTTAAATTCTATATTTTTGTAAAGAAGCTTgttaaagtatatatatgtatgtatatatttgataatTAGCTCGTTAAAGCATGTATTTAAGGCATAGACATGAGATTCTATACCACTGAAATGAGTAAGCTTATAAAGAAATCTGGAACAACTTGATGTTGACGCCTGAAATGGTGTCTGACATGCTTATGAGTTGGTATATCTGGTATATTTGAAGGCAAAGATTGAGAAAATTAGTCTTCCTTCTGAAATATCCTTCTTCAATTGCTTCAATTTGGACTGTGGAGAATTGAGGAAGAAAAACACTTTGTTTGAGGACATGGTTAAACAACTATCAAATATGCATATCTTGATTTTACCTCATGCCTTCTCCAAAAGCAACATTAGTtcctctttaatttttttttaacaccgATAAAGAAATATCAATAGTAAACAGATGATCAACTAGCTTCCTTCGTATAGTCCAGGTCTTCTAGAGTATTTGAACTTTTCATTACCTTGTCAGCTCTTAATGCTTCTTATCTGGATAGCAGAGCAGTCAAAACATTTgccattatttaatttttaaaaaaaaaatccattaacctgatttttttcataaatgaaGTGCATTATAtcgtttttttttattatttttttatatgagcTTCTTTCTCTTGCCAGGGAAGCTGGATTTCACATTCTCATTACCAGCTACCAGCTGCTAGTGTCTGATGAGAAGTACTTTCGGCGTGTGAAATGGCAATACATGGTGTTAGATGAAGCCCAGGCAATCAAAAGTTCGAACAGGTTctaacttttttctttgttgttgtagtGGCTTTAGTCTTTGagatgtttttattctttggtCTTAGTTGCTATCATTTTGTTTCTTGCATCCCACTAAAGAGTCAACCGTGGGGAGTCATCTTATTTTGTGTGTATGTAATAAAATGGACATATAGTGGGAAGAGAGTaataccattaaaaaaaagggtcatACCTAGTACCTATAAAAAAAGGGGTCATACTTAGTGCACAAGACTCCACTTTTGCAGGTTTGGGAGAGGCGATTGGTAGGCAATCTTACctccaaatttttctttttagagacTAACTTCTAGATTCGATATTGCAACTTGTTGATTTTGGTTGAAGGCACTTGCCATCGCATCAAAGCCTAGAGTAGtaccataaaaaaattgaaacaaaccCAAGAATCTACTGAAATCGTTTATTTATTCAGCATTCTTTTAGTCACTATGTAGTCACTTAAAGTACACGTTTTCTCATCCATCTgatctttcctttccttttttgaactccacttttatttcttttaataaattgatACCTGCTGTTACTTTAGTTTTCAATTCATATCCATtgtgttctttttatttcaatgtgcttttttatcatcatcatcatcatcatcattcttgTTGATGTTGATATCATTATTAGAATTATTTTGTTAAGAGAGATTAAGATTCAACATAAAACGTCATCCAAATAAATTGTATCTTTTTAGTATTGCAGTATTGACATGTCTATAGCATCACATAAGAATTCAGTGTTAACCATTACACCCCTCCTAAAGTTTCATGAATCATCTATCTGGTGAATAGTTTATGTTTCTAATCCTTTATATTCTCATCATTAATTCATTGGATATTTGACTTGGCAGTATAAGATGGAAGACACTGCTTAGCTTCAATTGTCGGAACCGATTGCTGCTGACTGGTACACCTATCCAGAATAATATGGCAGAGTTGTGGGCccttttgcattttattatgCCAACCTTATTTGACAGCCACGAACAATTTAATGAGTGGTTTTCAAAAGGGTAagcattttttctttggttgGTTCATCTTTTCGGTTAGTGTAGCCTACAGTCTACAGAATTATAATATTTTCCTATCAATGATCTTTTACTGCATACTATCAGAATTGAGAACCATGCAGAGCACGGGGGTACTTTGAACGAGCATCAGCTTAACAGATTGGTGAGTTTGCCTTTTTCAGTGTTGTCATTGTGAGAGTGaacaataaagttttttttgtctACTTGCTGCCATGTACCATCCTTAACATATATGTATGCTATTTAAAATAACTACAATAATTCTCAGTTTCTTTTTAGATCATGATCTCTGCTGCCTTCGCTTTTGACCTTTGATATTAATATAACTATATCTTTCTAACTTGTATTTTGGTTGCCTTTTTTCTTACAGCATTCAATTCTAAAGCCTTTTATGCTGCGAAGAGTTAAAACAGATGTAATTTCTGAGCTGACCAGGAAAACTGAGGTTACAGTGCATTGCAAATTGAGTTCTCGCCAGCAAGCTTTTTATCAGGCTATTAAGAACAAGATATCTCTTGCCGAGTTGTTTGAGGGCAATCGTGGGCATCTTAATGAgaagaaaatactaaatttaaTGAATATTGTCATTCAGCTGAGAAAGGTATATTCTCAATTCTAATGGCGTTCTGTTTGGTTCCCCTTCTTCatttaaaaagtataatttatcAACTCTGTGGGGGCAAGAAATTGTGGAATTTCGTGCATTTTGTCTGTCATGTGGAATATTTCTTTTTACTAGTTGTCCATGACGTGTTCCAATTGTGCAATGGTAGGTGTGTAATCATCCAGAGTTGTTTGAAAGGAATGAGGGAAGAACATACCTCCACTTTGGGGAGATCCCAAATTCTCTTCTGCCCCCTCCCTTTGGGGAGTTGGAGGACGTGCACTATGCAGGAGGTCACAATCCTATAACATACAAGGTACTTTCTTAAAGCTTTTTCTGCCTTACaataatgtttttgtttgttatatATACTACCAAAACATTAAGCTTCATTGTCATGAAAATGCCAACCCTACTAAATACTCAATTCTTAGGTTTCTCTCGTAGCTTTAAAAGTGAGGAAAGttgctttgcttttctttttttttaataaaataagtgaaTACTTCATGCGTTTGCACTTGCTTTATGTATTTGTCTATAGACACGACACATGTCTATAGTCACCTAGGCCAGCAGGCCAATATTCTTTTCTAGGACAGGCCATTTGGTGAGCTCAAGTATTTTGTGGGGGGGGAACGGGGTGGGCAATTCAATTTTTTCGAATCCCAGCCTTTGGCAGGCCTCTATATATGTGCGTGTGTGTTGTAAATGGGAATTCAAATTTTGGTGGGCCCCATAGCCACCCAAGGGATATTTTGACTCTTCCAATGTGATGAGAATGCACGCTCCAGCTTCATTCTCTGCTTTAGTTTATGAGAATGAGGAACTTGAGctcttcttttttggataaatagGGACTTGAGCTCATTCTGTTATGGATCTAACTTTCCTTTTGTATTTTCCCAGATTCCCAAACTAGTTCATGAAGAAATTACCCATAGTTCGGAAACTCTTTACACAGCAGTTGGGCGTGGTGTCTGCAGAGAATCTTTTCACAGACTCTTCAATATATACTCCCCCGAAAATGTCTATCGATCTATATTCCTGCGAGAGGATAATTCAGATGGATTATCTTTTGAAAGTAGAACTTTTGGTTTTACACGTTTGATGGATCTGTCCCCGTCAGAGGTTACATTTTTGGCTACTAGCTCTTTTATGGAGCGACTACTGTTTTCTGTAATGAGATGGGACCAgcacttcttggatggactcaTAGAATCACTTATGGAAACCATGGATGATGACCCTGAATGCAGTTACCTTGAGAGGGGGAAAGTGAGAGCAGTTGCGCGGATGTTACTGATGCCATCAAGATCTAATACAAATGTACTACGAAGTAAATATGCAACAGGGCCTGGAGATGCTCCATTTGAGGCTTTAGTTGTGCCTCATGAGGACAGGTTTCTATCCAATAGTAGGCCTCTTCATTCAGCGTACACATTTATTCCGAGAGTTAGAGCCCCACCAGTATGTTTTTCAAGTATTCGTTTTGTACTCtttatttactattaaaaaaaaatcatttatcttattaaaaaaaaaaaaatttcatctccaatttttattttacctataTAGGTTGGTGCTCACTGCTCCGATAGAAACTTTGCCTACAAAATGACTGAAGAACTACATGACCCCTGGATAAAGAGGATGTTTATTGGGTTTGCACGCACATCTGACTGTAATGGACCCAGAAAGCCAGTTGGTCCTCCTCATCATTTGATTCAAGAGATTGATTCTGAACTACCAGTTTCACAACCTGCTCTTCAGTTGACATACAAGATTTTGGGATCTTCTCCACCAACGAGAAGCTTTGACCCGGCAAAGTTGCTCACTGTAAGCCTTTTCTTTCCTGGTGTCCTTTTTGTTATTTAGtgaatattgttttcttttgtattgAACTTAATTGCTCAAGTGTTTGGTTATGTTACATCTGAATAGGACTCTGGGAAGCTTCAAACACTTGATATATTGTTGAAACGTTTGCGGGCAGAAAATCACCGTGTTCTCTTGTTTGCCCAAATGACAAAGATGCTGAATATTCTTGAGGTATTTTTAGTTCTTTAATCTTTGAACCTTCTTCTGCAGCTAACATGAAGCTGTCCCAAGTTTAGCCAAATCAGTACTATTTCTGATCAGTCCTAACATGTTTAAGATTTTGTCAAAATCATGATATTGGCAGGTCCTAATAGACAGAGTTGTCCTTTGGAGGAAATTTCCTTCAACCCACTACGTGAGACTTAAAAAACTATCCATGCGTACTTTAGTCACATGACCTACTTAAATAGTCGTGAtgtttttaaatgattttataaacCATGTGATTTAATACGTGGGGGGTCATATTAGCTGCCATGTAATGGGTTGGAGGAGATTCCTCCAGCCCAGTTTGGAGGAAAACTTTGTTCAGTCCTAATACAAATTGGTGTTGGTGTTATGGATGAGCCTTTGCATTTGTGTGTCAATGCATATGTTTAGTTATGATACAAAAAGTTtacttaataattcacttatGAGTTAAAGAGATAAGTTCGTGGTAGCCTGGGTTTGACTTGCCTTGGTTTCATATCGGTTAGCAAAATAAACTTTAAAGAGGATCTGAGATGagaaacaaatttcaaatcattatCAGGTCTATAAATTGATTTTGCAAGCCAGCTTGGCAGATTGGAAATCTTACCACAATAGCACTGTAGTTTACTACTTCACTTGTCTTTTTTAATGGCTTAGCAATCTTCTCTGGACATTCTGTTTTGTTGTTCATGAATCTTTCATTTACGTGCAGGACTACATGAACTACAGGAAATATAGATATCTTAGACTCGATGGATCCTCCACCATAACTGATCGTCGAGATATGGTCAGAGATTTCCAGCATCGGTATGATTTCATAAACATACTGATTTTTTGAATGGAATTTCAaagttgctctctctctctttggttgCTTGTtcttatcatatattatatacatgGGAGGTGTAAGAGTTTGGTactaagatttttatttttgttgttgcaggAATGATATTTTTGTATTCTTGTTGAGCACAAGAGCTGGTGGACTGGGCATTAACTTGACAGCAGCTGACACTGTCATATTTTATGAAAGTGATTGGAATCCAACTTTGGATTTACAGGCAATGGATAGAGCTCATCGGTTGGGTCAAACAAAAGATGTTAGTTCCATTTTTTATTGCTTTAGTTtggtttttccttttcagaATGCTACAGGCGTATGGATGGCTTGAGAGCCTCCAAGCAAAGCCATTTATTTCTTTGCTTTAGGGATTCCTTGCTTCCTTAtgtgtttgttgttgtttgtcCTCTCTCTTGCCCACAAACACACACATCCACTTGGAGACAAACGTTggtttctcaaaattttaaattgttttagattctctaatttaatttgaaatactAATGATTTCATGGTGTAGGTTACTGTTTACCGACTTATTTGTAAAGAGACAGTTGAAGAGAAGATTCTTCAAAGAGCAAGTCAGAAGAATACTGTTCAGCAACTTGTAATGACGGGTGGTCATGTTCAGGGTGATCTATTGGCCCCTGAGGATGTTGTATCCTTACTTCTGGATGATGCCCAACTGGAGCAGAAATTGAGAGAAATTCCATTACAGGTGGGTTTAAAATCTGGTTATCTGTCTGTCTATTGTTCTATTCCAACTTAAAATCCACTTTGCAGGAGATTAGTATCTCTTGTGCTTTTCTTgtaaacacacaaacacacaccaAAGGTTCCTGTTTGGCTTCCTTTTTGAGAGACTGTATGTTGAGAATAAAAGCACATCATTTTTTATGTTCCCTGAAAATAGGCTatgcagattttttttcctggaaaaaaaagttcttaaaaTATGTTAGTAGACATGGTTTTACACCTACTCTTTCTTTACTtggagaaaaaacaaaagattttgGAGACCAAAGTCAAACAGCTACTGGAACTATTTTCAGAAATTTTAATTATCTTTTCTCTGGCCAGGTTAAGgatagacaaaagaaaaaacaatcaACAAAGGGTATTCGGGTAGATGCAGAAGGTGATGCATCTTTGGAAGACCTAACAAATGCTGGATCTCAGGGTACAGGACCTGAGCCCTCTCCAGATCCAGAGAAAGCAAAATCCAGTAACAAAAAGGTACTGACATTCTTTGTCACTT
This genomic stretch from Castanea sativa cultivar Marrone di Chiusa Pesio chromosome 9, ASM4071231v1 harbors:
- the LOC142610174 gene encoding chromatin-remodeling ATPase INO80 gives rise to the protein MEHRRQSKDSHSYSNLFNLESLVNFQLPQQDDDFDYYGNSSQDESRGSQGGVNVKHGNGVMRERELGLLKKRRQGENSEDEEDSYYGTRITEERYRSMLGEHIQKYKRRFKDSSASPASTRMGISVPRSNMGLKARKLGNEHRGALHEVESTSDWLNDINPQKQGNYHEADFSPLNGTERTTYEPAFVDIGDGITYKIPPTYDKVAASLNLPSFPDIQVEEFFLKSTLDLGSLASMMTNNNKFGPRSQAGMGEPQPQYESLHARLKALSASKSPQKFNLKVSDMNSSIPEGAAGNIKRSILSEGGVLQVYYVKVLEKGDSYEIIERALPKKPKVKKDPAVIEREEMEKIGKVWANIVKKDLPKHHRIFTAFHRKQLIDAKRFVESCQKEVKTKMGRSHKLMKGAAIRTRKLARDMLLYWKRVDKEMAEVRKREEKEAAEALRREQELREAKRQQQRLNFLIQQTELYSHFMQNKANSQPSEVLPVGDENLNDEEVLLSSSDAVPDEEEDPEEAELKKEALRAAQDAVSKQKKLTSAFDNECLRLRQASESETYPPEVAGASNIDLHNPTTMPVTSTVQTPQMFKGSLKGYQLKGLQWLVNCYEQGLNGILADEMGLGKTIQAMAFLAHLAEEKNIWGPFLVVAPASVLNNWNDEINRFCPDLKTLPYWGGLQDRTVLRKKIKPKDLYRREAGFHILITSYQLLVSDEKYFRRVKWQYMVLDEAQAIKSSNSIRWKTLLSFNCRNRLLLTGTPIQNNMAELWALLHFIMPTLFDSHEQFNEWFSKGIENHAEHGGTLNEHQLNRLHSILKPFMLRRVKTDVISELTRKTEVTVHCKLSSRQQAFYQAIKNKISLAELFEGNRGHLNEKKILNLMNIVIQLRKVCNHPELFERNEGRTYLHFGEIPNSLLPPPFGELEDVHYAGGHNPITYKIPKLVHEEITHSSETLYTAVGRGVCRESFHRLFNIYSPENVYRSIFLREDNSDGLSFESRTFGFTRLMDLSPSEVTFLATSSFMERLLFSVMRWDQHFLDGLIESLMETMDDDPECSYLERGKVRAVARMLLMPSRSNTNVLRSKYATGPGDAPFEALVVPHEDRFLSNSRPLHSAYTFIPRVRAPPVGAHCSDRNFAYKMTEELHDPWIKRMFIGFARTSDCNGPRKPVGPPHHLIQEIDSELPVSQPALQLTYKILGSSPPTRSFDPAKLLTDSGKLQTLDILLKRLRAENHRVLLFAQMTKMLNILEDYMNYRKYRYLRLDGSSTITDRRDMVRDFQHRNDIFVFLLSTRAGGLGINLTAADTVIFYESDWNPTLDLQAMDRAHRLGQTKDVTVYRLICKETVEEKILQRASQKNTVQQLVMTGGHVQGDLLAPEDVVSLLLDDAQLEQKLREIPLQVKDRQKKKQSTKGIRVDAEGDASLEDLTNAGSQGTGPEPSPDPEKAKSSNKKRKAASDKQAPSKQRNPQNVTSPMDYELDDPLQNSDPQAQKPKRPKRPTKSVNENLQPAFTGTPMVVSEQTHYPPVNELGSGGFRAGQDISQHTNPFT